From a single Streptomyces sp. NBC_00377 genomic region:
- a CDS encoding sigma-70 family RNA polymerase sigma factor — translation MTHDLVTTLRPLLTAEAAAEAHATGTEPGDLEQAVWLRLLERLATDGPPPDPHGWLRGAVRAEARRTRRTARREQPYGSDPADDSERGPEQLALTAARHRALRQAVHRLPGRCSRILQALLSPRDLTYREIAGELGISQGSLGPERARCLGCLRRLLAPEVAARQARG, via the coding sequence ATGACGCACGACCTGGTGACCACCCTGCGCCCGCTCCTCACCGCGGAGGCCGCCGCCGAGGCCCATGCCACCGGAACCGAGCCCGGCGACCTCGAACAGGCGGTCTGGCTCCGTCTGCTGGAGCGCCTGGCGACGGACGGTCCGCCCCCCGACCCCCATGGCTGGCTGCGCGGGGCCGTCCGTGCCGAGGCCCGCCGCACCCGCCGTACGGCCCGCAGGGAACAGCCCTACGGGAGCGATCCCGCCGACGACAGCGAGCGCGGCCCCGAGCAACTGGCGCTCACCGCCGCACGGCACCGCGCCCTGAGGCAGGCGGTGCACCGGCTGCCCGGCCGCTGCTCCCGCATCCTCCAAGCGCTCCTGTCGCCCCGGGACCTCACCTACCGCGAGATCGCGGGGGAGTTGGGTATCTCACAGGGCAGCCTCGGACCGGAACGTGCCAGATGTCTGGGATGTCTGCGGCGATTGCTGGCGCCGGAGGTTGCGGCCCGTCAAGCGCGGGGATAG
- a CDS encoding glycerophosphodiester phosphodiesterase, protein MGTQGTHGTQESNQQTGAGATGRRALLGAAVLGATGTVLGLSGPARAAEPSRSGKGLQGLPVPTIIGHRGASGYRPEHTFGSYELALDLGADIVEAGDLVPTRDGHLVCRHEPEIGGTTDVADHPEFAGRRTTKVLDGVSTTGWFTEDFTLAELKTLRAVERIPANRPHNTLYNGRWEIPTFEEVLKWQDEQTRKRGKQVWIYPETKHPTYFRRLGLGLEERVAKLLHKHGKDRKNSPVIVQSFEPSSIQRLNKLVDNPLVVLLSGATSRPWDFVEAGDPRTVADLVTRAGLREIAGYAQGIGPTLDLVIPKDAAGNLTTPTTLVKDAHAVGLILHPYTMRNENPFLPTGFRKGTDADAYGDSFGAFRTYFATGIDGVFTDNPDTGLLARADFVNG, encoded by the coding sequence ATGGGAACGCAGGGCACACACGGCACACAGGAGTCGAACCAGCAGACGGGCGCGGGCGCCACCGGACGGCGGGCGCTCCTCGGCGCGGCCGTGCTCGGTGCCACGGGAACGGTCCTCGGTCTGTCGGGCCCCGCCAGAGCCGCGGAGCCGTCCCGCTCCGGCAAGGGCCTCCAGGGCCTGCCGGTGCCCACGATCATCGGTCACCGCGGCGCCAGCGGCTACCGGCCGGAGCACACCTTCGGTTCCTACGAGCTCGCCCTGGACCTGGGCGCCGACATCGTCGAGGCGGGGGACCTCGTCCCCACCAGGGACGGCCACCTGGTGTGCCGGCACGAGCCGGAGATCGGCGGCACGACGGACGTCGCCGACCATCCGGAGTTCGCCGGCCGCAGGACGACGAAGGTCCTCGACGGCGTCTCCACGACCGGCTGGTTCACCGAGGACTTCACGCTCGCCGAGCTGAAGACCCTCCGGGCGGTCGAGCGCATCCCGGCCAACCGCCCGCACAACACGCTCTACAACGGCCGCTGGGAGATCCCCACCTTCGAGGAAGTCCTGAAGTGGCAGGACGAGCAGACCCGCAAGCGCGGCAAGCAGGTCTGGATCTACCCCGAGACCAAGCACCCCACCTACTTCCGCAGGCTGGGCCTGGGCCTGGAGGAGCGGGTCGCCAAGCTGCTCCACAAGCACGGCAAGGACAGGAAGAACTCGCCGGTCATCGTGCAGTCCTTCGAGCCGAGCAGCATCCAGCGCCTGAACAAGCTCGTCGACAACCCCCTCGTGGTGCTGCTGTCCGGCGCGACCTCGCGCCCCTGGGACTTCGTCGAGGCGGGCGACCCGCGCACGGTGGCGGACCTGGTCACCCGGGCGGGCCTCAGGGAGATCGCGGGCTACGCCCAGGGCATCGGCCCGACCCTCGACCTGGTGATCCCGAAGGACGCGGCCGGAAACCTCACCACCCCGACCACCCTGGTGAAGGACGCCCACGCGGTCGGCCTGATCCTGCACCCCTACACCATGCGCAACGAGAACCCCTTCCTGCCGACCGGCTTCCGCAAGGGCACGGACGCCGACGCCTACGGCGACTCCTTCGGCGCTTTCCGTACCTACTTCGCGACCGGCATCGACGGAGTCTTCACGGACAACCCGGACACCGGACTGCTGGCCCGCGCGGACTTCGTCAACGGCTGA
- a CDS encoding GNAT family N-acetyltransferase, with the protein MGMSVTISVATEQDAEQIFRLQYLCFQREAALYANYRIAPLVQSLDSVRQELVTDCVFVARLGDEVVGSVRGSLTEDGAAAIGKLCVHPRLQGHGIGARLLRAAEAALAEERGAKKFRLFTGHRSEGNLRLYRRVGYETVGTSQGTDGVPMIVLEKQAGEYAATA; encoded by the coding sequence ATGGGCATGAGCGTGACCATCTCGGTGGCGACCGAGCAGGATGCCGAGCAGATCTTCAGATTGCAGTACCTGTGCTTCCAGAGGGAAGCCGCGCTGTACGCCAACTACCGCATCGCCCCGCTCGTCCAGAGCCTCGACTCGGTCCGGCAGGAGCTCGTCACCGACTGTGTCTTCGTGGCCCGCCTGGGCGACGAGGTGGTCGGCTCGGTGAGAGGCAGCCTGACGGAGGACGGCGCCGCCGCCATCGGCAAGCTCTGCGTCCACCCGCGTCTCCAGGGGCACGGCATCGGCGCGCGACTGCTCCGCGCGGCCGAGGCGGCGCTGGCGGAGGAGCGCGGCGCCAAGAAGTTCCGCCTGTTCACCGGTCACCGCAGCGAGGGCAACCTCCGCCTCTACCGTCGGGTCGGCTACGAGACGGTCGGCACGTCGCAGGGCACGGACGGCGTACCGATGATCGTCCTCGAGAAACAGGCGGGGGAATACGCGGCTACCGCGTAG